The Glycine soja cultivar W05 chromosome 8, ASM419377v2, whole genome shotgun sequence genome has a window encoding:
- the LOC114421319 gene encoding lysine-specific demethylase JMJ25-like has product MSKTPKEKETEEPLPDHLRCGRTDGRQWRCRRRVKENLKLCEIHYLQGRHRQYKEKVPESLKLQRKRKSNNNNNNNNNEEEEEEEEEKPEPDKKNVLDDNVESRARRTSRIVKKKRMLSEDSDASASSPPARKKALKQGDMQLELLRMVLKREAEKNKNKSKSKNKKNNNKKKNKKKEKRRKEEKEELCYTKEELRRELPNGVMEISPASPTRDYNNVGSHCDVKVGVDSKTVTPRYFRSKNVDRVPAGKLQIVPYGSNLKKGKRKKCHWCQRSESGNLIQCSSCQREFFCIDCVKERYFDAENEIKKACPVCRGTCPCKYCSASQCKDSESKECLTGKSRVDRILHFHYLICMLLPVLKQISEDQNIELETEVKIKGKNISDIQIKQVEFGCSEKNYCNHCKTPILDLHRSCPSCSYSLCSSCCQELSQGKASGAMNSSVFKRPDKMKPCSASENHTLEERATSIGNLTDTSILPEWTNGNGIDSLSCPPTELGGCGKSHLELRSVFPSSWIKEMEAKAEEIVCSYDFPETSDKSSSCSLCFDTDHGTNRYKQLQEAALREDSNDNYLFCPTVMDISGDNFEHFQKHWGKGHPIVVQDALRSTSNLSWDPLTMFCTYLEQSITRYENNKNLLESCLDWWEVEINIKQYFTGSVKRRPQRNTWDEMLKLKGWLSSQIFKEQFPAHFAEVIDALPVQEYMHPLCGLLNLAANLPHGSAKHDIGPYVYISYGSADKETDSVTKLCYDSYDVVNIMTHTTDAPLSTEQLTKIRKLLKKHKTLCQMETIATEEPREQKLNGMALLHDPETERKGSWSMVEEGMNFFRRVNRTSCISTEAKKVSSQSMDSNGECDFISDSDSGSTLLLLGTVQTAELSKHNNPRNPFESSKRHKKKFTEHLGAQWDVFRRQDVPKLIEYLKRHYAEFSYTNDYDKKMVHPILDQSIFLDSTHKKRLKEEFKIEPWTFQQHVGQAVIIPAGCPYQIRNSKSSVHAVLEFVSPENVTEGIQLIDEVRLLPEDHKAKADLLEVKKMALHSMNTAIKEVRQLTSKT; this is encoded by the exons ATGTCGAAAACTCCGAAGGAGAAGGAAACGGAGGAGCCTCTGCCAGACCACCTCCGCTGCGGGCGCACGGACGGGCGGCAATGGCGTTGCCGGCGGCGAGTGAAGGAGAATCTGAAGCTCTGCGAGATTCACTACCTCCAAGGTCGCCACCGCCAGTACAAGGAGAAGGTTCCCGAGTCGCTGAAGCTTCAGCGCAAGCGCAAatctaacaacaacaacaacaacaacaacaacgaggaagaagaagaagaagaagaagagaaaccaGAGCCTGATAAGAAGAATGTTCTCGACGACAATGTCGAATCTAGGGCACGGAGAACCTCGAGAATCGTGAAGAAGAAGCGCATGCTTTCTGAGGATTCCGATGCTTCAGCTTCTTCTCCTCCGGCGAGGAAGAAGGCGCTGAAGCAGGGCGATATGCAGTTGGAGCTCTTGAGGATGGTGCTGAAGAGAGAGGCtgagaagaacaaaaacaagagcaagagcaagaacaagaagaacaataacaaaaagaagaataagaagaaggaaaagaggAGGAAGGAGGAAAAAGAGGAATTGTGTTACACTAAAGAAGAGTTGAGAAGAGAATTGCCAAATGGAGTAATGGAAATCTCTCCGGCTTCACCGACGCGTGATTACAACAATGTAGGTTCGCATTGTGATGTCAAAGTTGGTGTTGATAGTAAAACTGTTACTCCGCGTTACTTTAGGTCCAAGAATGTTGATAGAGTCCCCGCGGGGAAGTTGCAG ATTGTGCCGTATGGATCAAACTTGAAAAAGGGTAAGAGGAAGAAGTGTCATTGGTGCCAGAGAAGTGAGTCTGGGAATCTCATTCAATGTTCGAGCTGTCAGAGGGAGTTCTTCTGCATAGATTGCGTTAAAGAGCG GTATTTTGACGctgaaaatgaaattaagaaGGCATGTCCAGTTTGTCGTGGAACTTGCCCTTGTAAGTATTGCTCTGCAAGTCAATGTAAAGACAGTGAAAGTAAG GAATGTTTGACTGGTAAGAGCAGAGTTGATAGAATATTGCATTTTCATTATTTGATCTGCATGCTCCTTCCAGTACTAAAGCAAATAAGTGAAGATCAGAATATTGAGCTAGAAACAGAAGTAAAAATTAAAG GGAAAAATATTTCTGATATTCAAATCAAGCAGGTTGAATTTGGATGCAGTGAGAAAAACTATTG CAATCACTGCAAAACACCCATTTTGGATCTCCATAGAAGCTGTCCTAGTTGTTCATATAGCCTATGCTCAAGTTGTTGTCAGGAATTAAGTCAAGGAAAAGCTTCTGGAGCAATGAACTCATCCGTGTTCAAGCGACCTGATAAAATGAAACCTTGCAGTGCTAGTGAGAACCATACTTTGGAGGAGAGAGCCACATCTATTGGCAATTTAACTGATACTTCAATATTGCCTGAGTGGACAAATGGTAATGGCATTGATAGTCTATCATGCCCTCCTACAGAGCTTGGTGGTTGTGGTAAAAGCCACCTTGAGTTGAGATCTGTTTTCCCTTCCAGTTGGATCAAAGAGATGGAAGCGAAGGCAGAAGAAATTGTTTGCAGCTATGACTTTCCTGAAACTTCAGATAAAAGTTCAAGTTGCTCATTGTGTTTTGACACTGATCACGGTACTAACAGATATAAGCAGTTGCAAGAAGCAGCTCTAAGAGAAGATTCCAATGATAATTACTTGTTTTGTCCCACAGTGATGGACATCAGTGGTGATAACTTTGAGCACTTTCAGAAACACTGGGGAAAAGGCCATCCTATAGTTGTCCAAGATGCGCTCCGAAGTACCTCAAACCTCAGTTGGGATCCACTGACCATGTTCTGTACTTATCTTGAGCAGAGCATTACAAGATATGAGAATAATAAAAACTTGCTTGAATCCTGTTTGGATTGGTGGGAG GTGGAAATTAACATTAAGCAGTACTTTACTGGGTCTGTCAAGCGTCGTCCTCAGAGAAACACTTGGGATGAGATGCTGAAACTAAAAGGGTGGCTttcttcccaaatatttaaagaGCAGTTTCCAGCTCATTTTGCTGAGGTAATTGATGCTCTACCAGTTCAAGAATACATGCATCCCCTCTGCGGTCTTCTGAATTTAGCTGCAAATTTGCCACATGGGAGTGCAAAACATGACATTGGGCCATATGTCTACATTTCTTATGGCTCTGCTGACAAAGAAACTGATTCAGTGACAAAGCTCTGCTATGACTCATATGATGTG GTTAATATTATGACACATACCACAGATGCCCCCCTCTCTACAGAACAACttacaaaaataagaaaactgcTAAAAAAGCACAAAACTCTGTGTCAAATGGAGACTATTGCTACTGAGGAGCCACGGGAACAGAAATTGAATGGAATGGCATTATTGCATGATCCAGAAACAGAGCGAAAAGGCTCATGGAGTATGGTCGAAGAAGGAATGAACTTTTTCAGGAGAGTCAATAGAACATCTTGCATCTCAACTGAAGCTAAAAAAGTTTCTAGTCAGAGCATGGACAGCAATGGAGAATGTGATTTCATTTCTGATTCTGATTCTGGATCCACTTTACTTCTCCTTGGGACTGTTCAAACTGCTGAATTGTCAAAGCACAATAATCCTAGAAATCCCTTTGAAAGctcaaaaagacataaaaaaaagtttactgAGCATTTGGGTGCCCAGTGGGATGTCTTTCGCAGACAAGATGTTCCAAAGCTCATCGAATACCTTAAAAGACATTATGCTGAATTTTCTTATACCAATGACTATGACAAGAAG ATGGTTCATCCAATTCTAGATCAGAGCATTTTTCTTGACAGTACTCACAAAAAGAGACTAAAGGAGGAATTTA AGATTGAACCATGGACTTTTCAGCAACATGTTGGACAAGCTGTCATCATTCCTGCTGGATGTCCATACCAGATCAGGAATTCTAAG TCTAGCGTTCATGCGGTATTGGAATTTGTGTCCCCTGAAAATGTTACTGAGGGTATCCAGTTGATTGATGAGGTCCGACTATTGCCTGAAGACCATAAAGCAAAAGCAGACCTGCTGGAG GTAAAGAAAATGGCGCTTCATAGCATGAATACAGCAATTAAAGAAGTACGTCAGCTTACAAGCAAAACATGA
- the LOC114421320 gene encoding uncharacterized protein LOC114421320, with protein sequence MTSHSHYPPDLDADSVTSSPRSDHFHDAPPRIRFMCSFGGKILPRPHDNQLRYVGGDTRIVAVNRSITFSALILKLSKLSGMSNITAKYQLPNEDLDALISVTTDEDVENMMDEYDRVAHNQNPRSARLRLFLFPEGEDSRASSISSLLNGSAKRENWFLDALNGGVSGLERGRSEASSMVSEVPDYLFGLDNSEEITNHQRDPRPKPGPIIQDNVSVSDPGSPAPVVSSPYCSTSSAPPVPSLPNLPYVKTKPLNLNPVPDTDSKENQTEPETEPHPNLNLNQNPNMYSNNPVVHYPPEAAYSAHSVNPVPVYYVSGPVRPGSVPVPMQTPYHYVQQPYHAVVPPQVPIGYHPLVPGSGQVYGAGVRHMTPLQPYSPSTTAVVHDGLKQHVYHAVPNSGPVPVHPVIPMTGLDEPQRGGA encoded by the exons ATGACGTCACACTCCCACTACCCACCCGATTTAGACGCCGACTCCGTCACCTCCTCCCCACGCTCCGATCACTTCCACGACGCGCCGCCCCGCATCCGCTTCATGTGCAGCTTCGGCGGCAAGATCCTCCCCCGCCCCCACGACAACCAGCTCCGCTACGTCGGCGGCGACACCCGCATCGTCGCCGTCAACCGCTCCATTACTTTCTCCGCCCTCATTCTCAAACTCTCCAAACTCTCAG GCATGAGCAACATAACAGCCAAGTACCAGCTCCCGAACGAGGATCTGGACGCGTTGATCTCGGTCACCACGGACGAGGACGTGGAGAACATGATGGACGAGTACGACCGCGTCGCACACAATCAGAACCCGCGATCGGCGCGGCTCCGGCTCTTCCTCTTCCCAGAAGGAGAAGACTCCCGCGCCAGCAGCATCAGCTCGCTCCTAAACGGCTCAGCCAAGCGCGAAAACTGGTTCCTCGACGCTTTAAACGGCGGCGTTTCGGGCCTCGAACGAGGCCGCTCCGAAGCCTCTTCTATGGTCTCTGAAGTACCCGATTACCTCTTCGGGTTAGACAACTCCGAAGAAATAACAAATCACCAACGCGACCCGAGACCCAAACCCGGACCCATTATTCAAGATAACGTTTCCGTTTCAGATCCGGGTTCGCCCGCCCCGGTTGTCTCGTCCCCTTATTGTTCCACGTCATCAGCGCCGCCCGTGCCCTCTCTCCCGAACCTTCCCTATGTTAAAACCAAACCTTTAAACTTAAATCCGGTTCCTGATACTGACTCCAAGGAAAATCAAACCGAACCTGAAACGGAACCTCACCCGAACCTGAACCTGAACCAAAACCCGAACATGTATTCAAATAACCCTGTTGTTCACTACCCTCCAGAAGCTGCTTATTCGGCGCATTCAGTAAACCCGGTTCCGGTTTACTATGTTTCCGGTCCGGTTCGACCGGGATCCGTGCCGGTTCCTATGCAAACCCCTTATCACTACGTTCAACAACCGTATCATGCTGTGGTGCCACCTCAGGTTCCTATCGGGTACCATCCTTTGGTTCCGGGTTCGGGTCAAGTATATGGAGCGGGCGTGAGGCACATGACCCCACTGCAACCTTACAGCCCCTCCACCACGGCGGTGGTTCATGACGGTTTGAAACAGCACGTGTATCATGCCGTGCCAAATTCGGGTCCGGTTCCGGTTCACCCAGTTATTCCGATGACGGGTTTGGATGAACCGCAGAGAGGTGGAGCGTAA
- the LOC114424747 gene encoding probable serine/threonine-protein kinase abkC → MVSDPLDHDQVQEFDSCGSLFLYLMLGNVGKVAQSILRTHRRRYLEASRNEAFTSVGPNIKQCRMYMQYKFPIEGCNSFLWHWTRENFHKGCSFRNFSVTSARNVAAYNSRIAWKLLYKKYSSNGYNGFTSINMIAQAVSLALTRSYLLVPGFLAFASGKLALAQQNGADTEFYPSQNALYMHAQDGYGYMFAFVFIVVESLVLLVRAIYLAILFSPSILMAPLADYFGPEFRKMWLSVVHRTLEKAGPAFIKWGQWAATRPDLFPRDLCTKLAELQTKAPQHSFSYTKKTIERAFGRKISEIFENFEEVPVASGSIAQVHRASLKYRYPGQQAKPLVVAVKVRHPGVGESIRRDFAIINLVAKSSKFIHALNWLRLDESVQQFAVFMMSQVDLAREAAHLSRFIYNFRRSRDVSFPKPVYPLVHPAVLVETYENGESVSHYVDELQGHERIKSALAHIGTNALLKMLLVDNFIHADMHPGNILVRSKPHKRLFKSKPHVIFLDVGMTAELSGSDRVNLLEFFKAVAHRDGRTAAECTLRLSKQQNCPNPKAFVEEMEESFTFWGTPEGDLVHPAECMEQLLEKVRRHKVNVDGNVCTVLVTTLVLEGWQRKLDPGYDVMNTLQTLLLRADWAKSLSYTIDGLMAP, encoded by the exons ATGGTATCTGATCCTTTAGACCATGACCAAGTTCAGGAATTTGATAGTTGTGGGTCCTTGTTCTT ATATTTGATGCTTGGAAACGTAGGGAAAGTTGCCCAATCTATTCTTAGAACCCATAGAAGAAGATATTTGGAAGCAAGTAGAAATGAGGCTTTTACCTCAGTTGGACCAAATATCAAGCAATGCAGGATGTACATGCAATATAAGTTTCCAATTGAAGGATGTAATTCATTCTTGTGGCACTGGACAAGAGAAAACTTTCACAAAGGCTGTTCTTTTAGGAACTTCTCTGTAACTTCTGCAAGAAATGTAGCAGCATATAATTCTCGAATAGCTTGGAAGTTGCTGTACAAAAAATACTCTTCCAATGGTTATAATGGATTTACCTCCATAAATATGATTGCTCAAGCAGTGAGCCTGGCTTTGACTCGTTCTTATTTGCTGGTTCCTGGTTTTTTAGCATTTGCTAGTGGAAAGCTAGCATTGGCTCAGCAAAATGGGGCAGACACAGAATTTTACCCATCACAGAATGCATTGTATATGCATGCACAAGATGGGTATGGTTACATGTTTGCATTTGTATTCATTGTAGTGGAAAGCCTTGTTTTGTTAGTGAGAGCTATCTATCTGGCCATATTATTCTCTCCAAGCATACTGATGGCGCCACTTGCAGATTATTTTGGACCAGAATTCAGGAAAATGTGGCTATCGGTTGTTCATCGTACACTAGAAAAAGCAGGTCCAGCATTCATAAAATGGGGTCAGTGGGCTGCTACCCGGCCTGATCTGTTTCCTCGAGATCTATGTACTAAGCTTGCCGAACTTCAGACGAAAGCACCTCAACATAGTTTTAGCTACACAAAGAAAACTATTGAAAGAGCGTTTGGTCGAAAAATTTCTGAGATTTTTGAGAATTTTGAAGAAGTGCCTGTTGCATCTGGAAGTATTGCCCAAGTGCATCGTGCTTCTCTAAAATATCGTTACCCTGGGCAGCAAGCAAAACCCCTGGTGGTTGCTGTAAAAGTTAGACATCCTGGTGTCGGAGAATCTATCAGAAGGGATTTTGCTATTATCAATTTGGTGGCAAAATCTTCAAAGTTCATCCATGCTCTTAATTGGTTAAGGTTGGATGAAAGTGTTCAACAGTTTGCAGTTTTCATGATGTCTCAAGTTGACCTTGCACGGGAAGCTGCTCACTTGAGCCGCTTCATTTACAATTTCCGTCGATCGAGGGATGTCTCTTTTCCTAAGCCTGTCTATCCACTTGTGCATCCTGCAGTTTTGGTGGAAACctatgaaaatggagaaagTGTATCACATTATGTAGATGAGCTTCAAGGACATGAAAGGATTAAAAGTGCTCTTGCTCACATTGGTACTAATGCACTTTTGAAGATGCTTCTG GTGGACAACTTCATTCATGCAGACATGCATCCTGGAAATATCCTTGTACGGAGCAAGCCTCACAAACGACTTTTCAAATCAAAGCCGCATGTAATTTTCCTTGACGTAGGCATGACTGCTGAACTCTCTGGCAGTGATCGGGTAAATTTATTGGAATTTTTCAAAGCTGTTGCTCACCGAGATGGTCGGACAGCTGCAGAGTGCACACTCAGGTTATCAAAGCAACAGAACTGTCCAAATCCAAAGGCCTTTGTTGAG GAAATGGAAGAGTCGTTTACTTTTTGGGGTACTCCAGAAGGTGATCTGGTCCATCCTGCCGAGTGCATGGAGCAATTGCTTGAGAAAGTTAGGCGTCATAAAGTTAATGTTGATGGCAATGTTTGTACTGTCTTGGTCACCACCTTGGTTCTTGAG GGTTGGCAGCGCAAGCTTGATCCTGGGTATGATGTGATGAATACTCTGCAGACATTGCTGCTTAGAGCTGATTGGGCAAAGTCTCTTTCATACACAATTGATGGGCTCATGGCCCCTTGA